A region of Falco peregrinus isolate bFalPer1 chromosome 13, bFalPer1.pri, whole genome shotgun sequence DNA encodes the following proteins:
- the LOC101912799 gene encoding pre-mRNA 3'-end-processing factor FIP1-like isoform X1 — protein MATELEPPAAGAVPSAAPLEAEEDEEHWLYGDDTTGKQEDGPISGHPESSHPLQDAPQESRPVSNEDREISQHVRVPRQMALPSGEDDEDDSDSDSDDDDVKVTIGNIKTGAPSYMGTPMNLNLKTGRGYGASASAKLQPKGIDLDAAGNINGLPVIEVDLDSFEDKPWRKPGADLSDYFNYGFNEETWKGYCEKQRRLQLGLDPAPPISTENKITVQQGRTGNAEKEVENNIIKTEFKTDFLALVGGRMKAGPPPNRKLGGTIDVIGGQAGTIRRVEGRRRDKHASEENPIQVLGDHGSKPQPPQQPQQPSQPQQPPQQQPFAPPAGPPPPPLAGPPPPHFLHPPPPVTSVPPPLHPPGLPPPGPIPGLFPPPLAPPPALLIPTLDGQPASYNNRQPPPFGYNSADSGFISYPPISTSHTPWVTTVDKGTSSSSSSHWEYSGSRRERERERERERERERDRDRTPTTSEYNNDDERYRYYSRERSYDFERDYRRSRDRSREREDRHRERRHRDKEESSKHKSSRRKQHESEEGESHRRHKHKKNKRSKEEKETSEDGAQEGEEQDAKE, from the exons ACACCCAGAATCTTCTCACCCTTTGCAAGATGCTCCTCAGGAGAGCCGGCCTGTCAGCAATGAAGACCGAGAGATATCACAACATGTACGTGTTCCACGGCAAATG GCCCTTCCAAGTGGtgaagatgatgaagatgaCAGCGATAGCGACAGCGATGATGATGACGTGAAAGTTACTATTGGCAACATTAAAACGGGAGCACCATCGTACAT GGGAACTCCTATGAATTTAAACTTAAAAACGGGTAGAGGCTATGGAGCATCTGCTTCAG CCAAGTTGCAGCCCAAAGGTATTGACTTAGATGCCGCGGGGAATATAAATGGATTGCCTGTTATAGAAGTGGATTTAGATTCATTTGAAGACAAACCGTGGAGGAAACCAG GTGCTGATCTTTCTGATTACTTTAATTACGGATTTAATGAAGAAACATGGAAGGGTTATTGTGAAAAGCAGCGACGGCTTCAGCTTGGACTGGATCCTGCTCCTCCCATCAGCACTGAAAATAAGATCACG GTTCAGCAAGGAAGAacaggaaatgctgaaaaagaagtggaaaacaaCATCAtcaaaacagaattcaaaacagACTTCTTGGCTCTGGTGGGAGGACGCATGAAGGCTGGGCCTCCTCCTAATAG GAAGCTGGGTGGGACAATTGATGTGATCGGTGGCCAGGCAGGCACAATTAGGAGAGTAGAAGGAAGACGACGTGATAAGCATGCCTCTGAGGAAAACCCAATTCAG GTCCTTGGAGACCACGGAAGTAAGCCACAacccccacagcagccccagcagccttCACAGCCCCAACAGCCACCTCAGCAACAGCCGTTTGCGCCACCAGCAGGCCCACCGCCTCCCCCGCTCGCTGGGCCACCTCCACCACACTTTCTCCACCCTCCTCCACCAGTTACTTCTGTTCCACCTCCCTTGCATCCTCCAG GTCTGCCACCGCCTGGTCCTATTCCAG GGTTGTTCCCGCCTCCTCTGGCACCACCACCAGCTCTCCTCATTCCAACCTTGGATGG ccagccagccagctacAACAACAGGCAGCCGCCTCCCTTTGGCTACAACTCTGCAG ATTCAGGTTTCATCAGCTACCCGCCCATCTCCACATCCCACACACCCTGGGTGACGACGGTGGACAAAGGCAcaagcagctccagcagcagccattgGGAATACTCGGGCTCCAGGCGCGAGAGGGAGCGGGAGCGTGAGCgtgagagggagagagagagagacagagaccGCACTCCGACCACTAGTGAATACAACAA TGATGATGAACGATACCGCTACTACAGCCGAGAGCGCAGCTACGACTTTGAGCGTGACTACCGCCGGAGTCGCGATCGCAGCAGGGAGCGAGAGGATCGTCACCGAGAGCGCAGGCACAGAGACAAAGAGGAGAGCAGCAAGCATAAGTCTTCAAGACG CAAGCAACATGAGAGCGAGGAGGGGGAGAGTCATCGGCGTCACAAGCACAAAAAGAACAAGCGTAgcaaagaggagaaggagaCCAGTGAAGATGGTGcccaggagggagaggagcaggatgCCAAGGAGTAA
- the LOC101912799 gene encoding pre-mRNA 3'-end-processing factor FIP1-like isoform X2 yields MATELEPPAAGAVPSAAPLEAEEDEEHWLYGDDTTGKQEDGPISGHPESSHPLQDAPQESRPVSNEDREISQHALPSGEDDEDDSDSDSDDDDVKVTIGNIKTGAPSYMGTPMNLNLKTGRGYGASASAKLQPKGIDLDAAGNINGLPVIEVDLDSFEDKPWRKPGADLSDYFNYGFNEETWKGYCEKQRRLQLGLDPAPPISTENKITVQQGRTGNAEKEVENNIIKTEFKTDFLALVGGRMKAGPPPNRKLGGTIDVIGGQAGTIRRVEGRRRDKHASEENPIQVLGDHGSKPQPPQQPQQPSQPQQPPQQQPFAPPAGPPPPPLAGPPPPHFLHPPPPVTSVPPPLHPPGLPPPGPIPGLFPPPLAPPPALLIPTLDGQPASYNNRQPPPFGYNSADSGFISYPPISTSHTPWVTTVDKGTSSSSSSHWEYSGSRRERERERERERERERDRDRTPTTSEYNNDDERYRYYSRERSYDFERDYRRSRDRSREREDRHRERRHRDKEESSKHKSSRRKQHESEEGESHRRHKHKKNKRSKEEKETSEDGAQEGEEQDAKE; encoded by the exons ACACCCAGAATCTTCTCACCCTTTGCAAGATGCTCCTCAGGAGAGCCGGCCTGTCAGCAATGAAGACCGAGAGATATCACAACAT GCCCTTCCAAGTGGtgaagatgatgaagatgaCAGCGATAGCGACAGCGATGATGATGACGTGAAAGTTACTATTGGCAACATTAAAACGGGAGCACCATCGTACAT GGGAACTCCTATGAATTTAAACTTAAAAACGGGTAGAGGCTATGGAGCATCTGCTTCAG CCAAGTTGCAGCCCAAAGGTATTGACTTAGATGCCGCGGGGAATATAAATGGATTGCCTGTTATAGAAGTGGATTTAGATTCATTTGAAGACAAACCGTGGAGGAAACCAG GTGCTGATCTTTCTGATTACTTTAATTACGGATTTAATGAAGAAACATGGAAGGGTTATTGTGAAAAGCAGCGACGGCTTCAGCTTGGACTGGATCCTGCTCCTCCCATCAGCACTGAAAATAAGATCACG GTTCAGCAAGGAAGAacaggaaatgctgaaaaagaagtggaaaacaaCATCAtcaaaacagaattcaaaacagACTTCTTGGCTCTGGTGGGAGGACGCATGAAGGCTGGGCCTCCTCCTAATAG GAAGCTGGGTGGGACAATTGATGTGATCGGTGGCCAGGCAGGCACAATTAGGAGAGTAGAAGGAAGACGACGTGATAAGCATGCCTCTGAGGAAAACCCAATTCAG GTCCTTGGAGACCACGGAAGTAAGCCACAacccccacagcagccccagcagccttCACAGCCCCAACAGCCACCTCAGCAACAGCCGTTTGCGCCACCAGCAGGCCCACCGCCTCCCCCGCTCGCTGGGCCACCTCCACCACACTTTCTCCACCCTCCTCCACCAGTTACTTCTGTTCCACCTCCCTTGCATCCTCCAG GTCTGCCACCGCCTGGTCCTATTCCAG GGTTGTTCCCGCCTCCTCTGGCACCACCACCAGCTCTCCTCATTCCAACCTTGGATGG ccagccagccagctacAACAACAGGCAGCCGCCTCCCTTTGGCTACAACTCTGCAG ATTCAGGTTTCATCAGCTACCCGCCCATCTCCACATCCCACACACCCTGGGTGACGACGGTGGACAAAGGCAcaagcagctccagcagcagccattgGGAATACTCGGGCTCCAGGCGCGAGAGGGAGCGGGAGCGTGAGCgtgagagggagagagagagagacagagaccGCACTCCGACCACTAGTGAATACAACAA TGATGATGAACGATACCGCTACTACAGCCGAGAGCGCAGCTACGACTTTGAGCGTGACTACCGCCGGAGTCGCGATCGCAGCAGGGAGCGAGAGGATCGTCACCGAGAGCGCAGGCACAGAGACAAAGAGGAGAGCAGCAAGCATAAGTCTTCAAGACG CAAGCAACATGAGAGCGAGGAGGGGGAGAGTCATCGGCGTCACAAGCACAAAAAGAACAAGCGTAgcaaagaggagaaggagaCCAGTGAAGATGGTGcccaggagggagaggagcaggatgCCAAGGAGTAA
- the LOC101912799 gene encoding pre-mRNA 3'-end-processing factor FIP1-like isoform X3, with the protein MATELEPPAAGAVPSAAPLEAEEDEEHWLYGDDTTGKQEDGPISGHPESSHPLQDAPQESRPVSNEDREISQHVRVPRQMALPSGEDDEDDSDSDSDDDDVKVTIGNIKTGAPSYMGTPMNLNLKTGRGYGASASAKLQPKGIDLDAAGNINGLPVIEVDLDSFEDKPWRKPGADLSDYFNYGFNEETWKGYCEKQRRLQLGLDPAPPISTENKITVQQGRTGNAEKEVENNIIKTEFKTDFLALVGGRMKAGPPPNRKLGGTIDVIGGQAGTIRRVEGRRRDKHASEENPIQVLGDHGSKPQPPQQPQQPSQPQQPPQQQPFAPPAGPPPPPLAGPPPPHFLHPPPPVTSVPPPLHPPGLFPPPLAPPPALLIPTLDGQPASYNNRQPPPFGYNSADSGFISYPPISTSHTPWVTTVDKGTSSSSSSHWEYSGSRRERERERERERERERDRDRTPTTSEYNNDDERYRYYSRERSYDFERDYRRSRDRSREREDRHRERRHRDKEESSKHKSSRRKQHESEEGESHRRHKHKKNKRSKEEKETSEDGAQEGEEQDAKE; encoded by the exons ACACCCAGAATCTTCTCACCCTTTGCAAGATGCTCCTCAGGAGAGCCGGCCTGTCAGCAATGAAGACCGAGAGATATCACAACATGTACGTGTTCCACGGCAAATG GCCCTTCCAAGTGGtgaagatgatgaagatgaCAGCGATAGCGACAGCGATGATGATGACGTGAAAGTTACTATTGGCAACATTAAAACGGGAGCACCATCGTACAT GGGAACTCCTATGAATTTAAACTTAAAAACGGGTAGAGGCTATGGAGCATCTGCTTCAG CCAAGTTGCAGCCCAAAGGTATTGACTTAGATGCCGCGGGGAATATAAATGGATTGCCTGTTATAGAAGTGGATTTAGATTCATTTGAAGACAAACCGTGGAGGAAACCAG GTGCTGATCTTTCTGATTACTTTAATTACGGATTTAATGAAGAAACATGGAAGGGTTATTGTGAAAAGCAGCGACGGCTTCAGCTTGGACTGGATCCTGCTCCTCCCATCAGCACTGAAAATAAGATCACG GTTCAGCAAGGAAGAacaggaaatgctgaaaaagaagtggaaaacaaCATCAtcaaaacagaattcaaaacagACTTCTTGGCTCTGGTGGGAGGACGCATGAAGGCTGGGCCTCCTCCTAATAG GAAGCTGGGTGGGACAATTGATGTGATCGGTGGCCAGGCAGGCACAATTAGGAGAGTAGAAGGAAGACGACGTGATAAGCATGCCTCTGAGGAAAACCCAATTCAG GTCCTTGGAGACCACGGAAGTAAGCCACAacccccacagcagccccagcagccttCACAGCCCCAACAGCCACCTCAGCAACAGCCGTTTGCGCCACCAGCAGGCCCACCGCCTCCCCCGCTCGCTGGGCCACCTCCACCACACTTTCTCCACCCTCCTCCACCAGTTACTTCTGTTCCACCTCCCTTGCATCCTCCAG GGTTGTTCCCGCCTCCTCTGGCACCACCACCAGCTCTCCTCATTCCAACCTTGGATGG ccagccagccagctacAACAACAGGCAGCCGCCTCCCTTTGGCTACAACTCTGCAG ATTCAGGTTTCATCAGCTACCCGCCCATCTCCACATCCCACACACCCTGGGTGACGACGGTGGACAAAGGCAcaagcagctccagcagcagccattgGGAATACTCGGGCTCCAGGCGCGAGAGGGAGCGGGAGCGTGAGCgtgagagggagagagagagagacagagaccGCACTCCGACCACTAGTGAATACAACAA TGATGATGAACGATACCGCTACTACAGCCGAGAGCGCAGCTACGACTTTGAGCGTGACTACCGCCGGAGTCGCGATCGCAGCAGGGAGCGAGAGGATCGTCACCGAGAGCGCAGGCACAGAGACAAAGAGGAGAGCAGCAAGCATAAGTCTTCAAGACG CAAGCAACATGAGAGCGAGGAGGGGGAGAGTCATCGGCGTCACAAGCACAAAAAGAACAAGCGTAgcaaagaggagaaggagaCCAGTGAAGATGGTGcccaggagggagaggagcaggatgCCAAGGAGTAA